The Muricauda sp. SCSIO 65647 genome includes a region encoding these proteins:
- a CDS encoding nuclear transport factor 2 family protein, with product MVIKKLVFSVLLLTFAFSSAQESKVKIKQVAAQFVRGADVQDGELLKEVLEPKSLQYVLVGGKLNTFSAKEYIKMVNDKQLGGKPRKITYRHAEFLGKNLAVVVLNAVSEEYDFLYQLSMTKLADGKWEIVGVTAEINGV from the coding sequence ATGGTAATTAAAAAATTAGTTTTCAGTGTTTTACTGTTGACATTTGCATTTAGCAGTGCACAAGAGTCAAAAGTGAAAATCAAACAAGTAGCAGCTCAATTCGTTAGAGGAGCCGATGTACAGGATGGAGAACTGTTGAAAGAGGTTTTGGAACCCAAATCACTCCAATATGTTTTGGTCGGAGGGAAACTGAATACCTTCTCTGCCAAAGAGTACATCAAAATGGTCAATGACAAACAATTGGGGGGCAAGCCTAGAAAAATCACCTATCGACATGCAGAGTTTTTGGGTAAAAACTTGGCTGTGGTGGTATTGAATGCCGTAAGTGAAGAATACGATTTTCTTTATCAATTGTCAATGACAAAATTGGCGGACGGAAAGTGGGAAATCGTGGGTGTGACCGCTGAAATAAATGGGGTGTAG
- a CDS encoding T9SS type A sorting domain-containing protein, with the protein MKKQLLYISVVASLFFLNTGKGQSYKFYENEGFENGLGQWKNVDYDNIDWISQSGPTPSRGTGPNGASKGNKYLYLEASHGNHNKAGSIVRELDFTNAENPVLALDHMIHGQDSGRLWLIVVYGDNDHRHIPIATGEGGNSKQEWQRARIPLKDFVGGKVQLTIRGITGSGYRGDVAIDAVTVYEKIVEKTYYAFHENESFEKGFGQWENVDYDNIDWTRQSGPTPSRGTGPNGASKGNKYLYLEASHGNHNKAGSIVRELDFTNAENPVLALDHMIHGQDGGRLWLIVVYGDNDHVHIPIATGERENSKQEWQRARIPLKDFVGGKVQLTIRGITGSGYRGDVAIDAVAVYEKIVEYEGYEKETTATAQKTAIDETETMAMDFGNEDNDGTTLKLYPNPARTNVNVSFFVQRSREQHGILNMYDLMGNKVLETKIPIRQGKNQHLLDIGSYTSGIYIVTLLTEETVMKSKLIIK; encoded by the coding sequence ATGAAAAAACAATTACTTTATATAAGTGTAGTGGCATCATTATTTTTCTTGAATACAGGAAAAGGCCAATCTTACAAATTTTATGAAAATGAAGGTTTTGAAAATGGCTTGGGCCAATGGAAGAATGTCGATTATGACAATATTGACTGGATCTCGCAATCAGGGCCAACACCAAGCCGTGGAACCGGGCCCAATGGGGCGTCAAAAGGGAACAAATACCTTTATCTAGAGGCAAGTCATGGCAACCACAACAAAGCTGGATCGATAGTACGGGAGCTTGATTTTACCAATGCGGAAAACCCGGTACTGGCACTTGACCATATGATCCATGGCCAAGATAGTGGCAGGCTATGGCTCATTGTTGTCTATGGTGACAATGACCATAGGCATATACCCATCGCCACGGGCGAGGGAGGAAACTCAAAACAAGAATGGCAGCGTGCACGCATTCCGTTAAAGGATTTTGTAGGTGGAAAAGTGCAGCTAACCATCAGGGGCATCACGGGCTCGGGCTATAGGGGAGATGTTGCCATTGATGCCGTTACGGTGTATGAAAAGATTGTTGAAAAGACGTACTATGCGTTCCATGAAAATGAGAGTTTTGAAAAGGGCTTTGGCCAATGGGAGAATGTCGATTATGACAATATTGACTGGACCCGGCAATCAGGGCCAACGCCGAGCCGGGGGACCGGGCCCAATGGGGCGTCAAAAGGGAACAAATACCTTTATCTAGAGGCAAGTCATGGCAACCACAACAAAGCTGGATCGATAGTACGGGAGCTTGATTTTACCAATGCGGAAAACCCGGTGCTGGCACTTGACCATATGATTCATGGCCAAGATGGTGGCAGGCTATGGCTCATTGTTGTCTATGGTGACAATGACCATGTTCATATACCCATCGCCACGGGCGAGAGGGAAAACTCAAAACAAGAATGGCAGCGTGCACGCATTCCGTTAAAGGATTTTGTAGGTGGAAAAGTGCAGCTAACCATCAGGGGCATCACGGGCTCGGGCTATAGGGGAGATGTCGCCATTGATGCCGTTGCGGTGTATGAAAAGATTGTTGAATATGAAGGCTATGAAAAGGAAACAACAGCTACTGCCCAAAAAACTGCAATTGACGAGACAGAGACCATGGCTATGGATTTTGGCAATGAAGACAATGATGGCACCACGCTTAAGCTATACCCCAATCCGGCCAGAACGAATGTAAATGTGTCATTTTTTGTACAAAGAAGTAGGGAACAACATGGAATATTGAATATGTATGATCTCATGGGAAATAAAGTGCTTGAAACAAAAATTCCCATACGTCAGGGTAAGAACCAACACCTTTTAGATATCGGCAGCTATACTAGTGGTATATATATTGTTACCCTACTTACTGAAGAGACAGTGATGAAATCGAAACTTATAATTAAGTAG
- a CDS encoding DUF805 domain-containing protein — MNWYLKVLKQYADFNGRARRKEYWMYFLFNMLFAIVAMILDNVLGIAIEEVGYGPLYGLYALAVLIPGLAVCVRRLHDVGKSGWFILIGMIPLIGAIWLIVLLVTEGDQRENKYGQNPKKIAIRF; from the coding sequence ATGAATTGGTACTTAAAAGTTTTAAAACAATACGCAGATTTTAACGGTAGGGCAAGAAGAAAAGAGTATTGGATGTATTTCTTATTCAATATGCTTTTTGCGATTGTCGCAATGATTCTTGACAATGTTTTAGGTATTGCAATTGAAGAAGTGGGATATGGACCTCTTTATGGTCTTTATGCATTGGCCGTGTTAATTCCTGGATTGGCGGTTTGTGTAAGACGACTTCACGATGTTGGAAAAAGCGGATGGTTCATATTAATTGGAATGATTCCTTTAATAGGAGCAATTTGGTTGATTGTTTTGCTGGTAACAGAAGGTGATCAAAGAGAAAATAAATATGGCCAAAACCCAAAAAAAATCGCAATTAGATTTTAA